The Felis catus isolate Fca126 chromosome X, F.catus_Fca126_mat1.0, whole genome shotgun sequence genome includes a region encoding these proteins:
- the LOC111558761 gene encoding uncharacterized protein LOC111558761 produces MGMPTLQPPPPSQPGPPNGAFHQPGSGGRHRKKDHGQGQGGRSTKKTTGHGQKRPRGRHRHGFTDLGTSQQATPSLPASCLLTQEAITRSNVKMKHVPALTDPGLAMLHLAGR; encoded by the exons ATGGGCATGCCGACCCTACAGCCGCCGCCGCCCAGCCAGCCGGGGCCCCCCAACG GGGCCTTCCACCAACCTGGCTCAGGGGGCCGGCACCGAAAGAAGGATCATGGCCAAGGCCAAGGTGGCCGCAGCACCAAGAAGACCACAGGCCACGGGCAAAAAAGGCCTAGAGGCAGGCACAGGCACGGGTTCACGGACCTGGGCACCTCACAGCAGGCCACGCCATCCctgccagcctcctgcctcctgacCCAGGAGGCCATCACCCGCAGCAATGTCAAGATGAAACACGTCCCTGCCCTGACTGACCCTGGCCTAGCCATGCTCCACCTGGCAGGTCGGTGA